Proteins encoded together in one Campylobacter peloridis LMG 23910 window:
- a CDS encoding ABC-F family ATP-binding cassette domain-containing protein, translating to MVEVKNLTMRFANQLLFEDVNLKLNRGQRYGLIGANGAGKSTFLKILSGEIESSSGEIIFDEGLKIAVLGQDQFAFENYTIKDAVMCANKRLYDALKEKEKLYMSEEFTDEINDRLSELEIITAEEDPNYDCEIRCEKILSSLKIKDFDALMSTLQSADKFKVLLAQVLFLGADILFLDEPTNNLDLEAISWLENELLRHEGTLVVISHDRHFLNKVCTRILDVDFKQIRDFAGNYDDWYMASTLLAKQAELKRDKTLKEREELENFIRRFSANASKAKQATSRAKALEKLELEEIKTSSRRDPSIVFRASREIGNEVLELKGISKAYDKTLFENLELKVEKGDKIALIGANGVGKSTLAKIIASKLEPDSGHIHLGATIEMGYFAQDTTNLINEDLKLYEWLMSEKFKDLDEIRKCLGRMLFSGSDQEKKALSLSGGEKHRLMLSKLMLERGNFLLLDEPDNHLDLESIIALGEALYNFKGCAICISHDRELISAFANRIWLLEDGKLTDFKGSYDEFLGGLE from the coding sequence ATGGTAGAAGTAAAAAATCTCACTATGCGTTTTGCAAATCAGTTATTATTTGAAGATGTTAATTTAAAACTAAATCGCGGACAAAGATACGGACTTATAGGGGCAAATGGTGCAGGAAAATCAACCTTTTTAAAAATTCTCTCAGGCGAAATAGAATCAAGCAGTGGAGAGATAATATTTGATGAAGGACTTAAAATAGCCGTTTTAGGCCAAGATCAATTTGCCTTTGAAAACTACACTATAAAAGATGCAGTAATGTGTGCAAATAAAAGATTATATGATGCACTAAAAGAAAAAGAAAAACTTTATATGAGCGAAGAATTCACAGATGAGATTAACGATAGATTAAGCGAGCTTGAGATTATTACCGCAGAAGAGGATCCAAACTATGATTGTGAGATAAGATGTGAAAAAATTTTAAGCTCTTTAAAAATCAAAGATTTTGATGCTTTAATGAGCACCTTACAAAGTGCGGATAAATTTAAAGTTTTATTAGCTCAAGTTTTATTTTTAGGTGCTGATATTTTATTTTTAGATGAACCAACCAACAACCTTGACTTAGAAGCGATTTCTTGGCTTGAAAATGAGCTTTTAAGACATGAGGGAACTTTAGTAGTAATCAGCCATGATAGGCATTTTTTAAATAAAGTTTGCACAAGAATTTTAGATGTGGATTTTAAACAAATACGCGATTTTGCTGGAAATTATGATGATTGGTATATGGCTTCAACCTTGCTTGCTAAACAAGCTGAACTCAAACGCGATAAAACCTTAAAAGAAAGAGAAGAATTAGAAAATTTCATACGCCGTTTTAGCGCTAATGCTTCAAAAGCAAAACAAGCTACAAGTAGGGCTAAAGCTTTAGAAAAACTTGAACTTGAAGAAATTAAAACTTCAAGCAGGCGTGATCCTAGCATAGTTTTTAGAGCTAGTAGAGAAATAGGAAATGAGGTTTTAGAATTAAAAGGCATTAGCAAAGCTTATGATAAAACTTTGTTTGAAAATTTAGAATTAAAAGTAGAAAAAGGCGACAAAATAGCCTTAATCGGTGCAAATGGCGTTGGAAAAAGCACTTTAGCTAAAATCATTGCTTCAAAATTAGAACCTGATAGTGGCCATATACACTTAGGTGCTACCATAGAAATGGGGTATTTTGCTCAAGATACAACCAATTTAATCAATGAAGATTTGAAACTTTATGAATGGCTTATGAGTGAAAAATTCAAAGATTTAGATGAAATTCGCAAATGTCTTGGTAGAATGCTCTTTAGCGGAAGCGATCAAGAAAAAAAAGCTTTGAGTTTAAGCGGAGGCGAAAAACATCGTTTAATGCTTTCAAAATTGATGTTAGAGCGTGGAAATTTCTTGCTTTTAGATGAGCCTGATAATCATTTAGATCTTGAAAGTATTATTGCATTAGGCGAAGCTTTGTATAATTTTAAAGGATGTGCAATATGCATAAGCCATGATAGAGAGTTAATCAGTGCTTTTGCAAATCGTATATGGCTTTTAGAAGATGGAAAGCTTACGGATTTTAAAGGAAGTTACGACGAATTTTTAGGAGGTTTAGAATGA
- a CDS encoding diguanylate cyclase — MDFSYLMLKTLPSMTLAFNFLALFLAYFFKQNKIFFLLLLILCARALSLVASEYQAHLFISVFLPFSFVLFVFLQDSKLVFERINLIKFAYIAFMGLIALILSTSTNFNANITSEIFGISSQFFKPISELSFCVFWAGFVFLLFSYFKNNDFHFLLAYMGLNVQFLFYNNIDLGYYEFASLVLIGFLAYKAYKIAFFDSVTNLANLKALRRYAQGLENFHLALIEVKNINEICHQNGLKTSEFIMHEFAKILKKALHARIFKDDKDYFIVIFENESVAFVQSKLQMLENFMQKYSFEFKEQNIKLEIKLCLSSKNENVEDSLKQAKLELRKQKD, encoded by the coding sequence TTGGATTTTTCATATTTAATGTTAAAAACATTGCCTAGCATGACTTTAGCTTTTAACTTTTTAGCTTTATTTTTAGCTTATTTTTTTAAGCAAAATAAGATTTTTTTCTTGCTTTTGTTGATTTTATGTGCTAGGGCTTTATCTTTAGTGGCAAGTGAATATCAAGCACATTTGTTTATCTCTGTGTTTTTACCCTTTTCTTTTGTGCTTTTTGTGTTTTTGCAAGATAGCAAGCTTGTTTTTGAAAGGATTAATCTCATTAAATTTGCTTATATAGCTTTTATGGGTTTGATTGCTTTAATCCTAAGCACAAGCACGAATTTTAATGCAAATATAACTAGCGAAATTTTTGGTATTTCATCGCAATTTTTTAAGCCTATTAGCGAGCTAAGTTTTTGTGTGTTTTGGGCGGGGTTTGTATTTTTATTGTTTTCGTATTTTAAAAACAATGATTTTCATTTTTTACTAGCTTATATGGGCTTAAATGTGCAGTTTTTATTTTACAATAATATAGATTTAGGTTATTATGAATTTGCTTCTTTGGTTTTAATAGGCTTTTTAGCTTATAAAGCTTATAAAATAGCCTTTTTTGACTCAGTAACAAATTTAGCAAATTTAAAGGCTTTAAGAAGATACGCTCAAGGGCTTGAAAATTTTCATTTAGCTTTAATTGAAGTAAAAAATATCAATGAAATTTGCCATCAAAATGGTTTAAAAACAAGCGAGTTTATAATGCATGAATTTGCCAAAATTTTAAAAAAAGCTTTGCATGCTAGAATTTTTAAAGATGATAAGGATTATTTTATCGTTATATTTGAAAATGAAAGTGTTGCTTTTGTGCAAAGCAAACTACAAATGCTTGAAAATTTTATGCAAAAATACAGCTTTGAATTTAAAGAACAAAATATAAAATTAGAAATAAAACTTTGTTTATCAAGTAAAAATGAAAATGTTGAAGATAGTTTAAAACAAGCAAAATTAGAACTTAGAAAACAAAAGGATTAA
- a CDS encoding phosphomannomutase/phosphoglucomutase gives MLDLIFREYDIRGLYPSELNEKSVKAIGYALGLEMKAKGCEKVSIGYDARYSANELFNYLISGLNKANMQVFNIGLAPTPMGYFSLFFDEIFDANIMITGSHNPKEYNGFKITINKESFFGADLKKLSLKVQEYLELEIKDDLRYENYDVKSLYIDFLVKHFTHLKNYKEKIIIDCANGATGVIIKPLVEKLGLNAQILFEEPDGNFPNHAPDPTELENLHALQVALKENENAKMGFAFDGDGDRLVVASKDYVFKGDELCYLFAKNIKNPRVLGEVKCSKNLFDEVAKFGFVMMGKTGHSNIKKTMKEQNIDIAAELSGHIFFKDRYFGYDDGIYAFLRTLELLVNGFDIEKLVKELPKLYASEEIKLKVSEENKFQIIEKFKEKVKANAFENVLDCNEIDGVRITFKDGWVLLRASNTSPYLIMRSEASTLEFKDFLEKRVRELFDTILTEI, from the coding sequence ATGCTAGATTTGATTTTTAGAGAGTATGATATAAGAGGACTTTATCCAAGTGAATTAAATGAAAAAAGTGTTAAAGCCATAGGTTATGCCTTGGGTTTAGAAATGAAAGCAAAGGGTTGTGAGAAAGTAAGTATAGGTTATGATGCAAGATATAGTGCAAATGAGCTTTTTAACTATTTAATCAGTGGTTTAAATAAAGCTAATATGCAAGTATTTAATATAGGCTTAGCACCTACACCAATGGGGTATTTTAGTTTATTTTTTGATGAAATTTTTGATGCAAACATCATGATAACAGGCTCACATAATCCAAAAGAATACAATGGCTTTAAAATCACAATTAACAAAGAAAGTTTTTTTGGTGCTGATTTAAAAAAACTTTCTTTAAAAGTGCAAGAGTATTTAGAGCTTGAAATAAAAGATGATTTAAGATATGAAAATTATGATGTTAAAAGCTTATATATAGACTTTTTAGTAAAGCATTTTACTCATCTTAAAAACTATAAAGAAAAAATCATTATCGATTGTGCAAATGGTGCTACTGGAGTGATAATAAAACCTTTAGTGGAGAAGTTAGGTTTAAATGCACAGATTTTATTTGAAGAGCCAGATGGTAATTTCCCAAATCACGCACCCGATCCAACTGAACTTGAAAATTTACATGCATTGCAAGTTGCATTAAAAGAAAATGAAAATGCAAAAATGGGTTTTGCTTTTGATGGCGATGGAGATCGTTTAGTTGTAGCTAGTAAAGACTATGTATTTAAAGGCGATGAGCTTTGTTATTTGTTTGCTAAAAATATTAAAAATCCTAGAGTTTTAGGCGAGGTAAAATGCTCTAAAAATCTTTTCGATGAAGTAGCTAAATTTGGTTTTGTTATGATGGGTAAAACAGGCCACTCAAATATCAAAAAAACAATGAAAGAACAAAATATAGACATAGCAGCAGAGCTTAGCGGGCATATTTTCTTTAAAGATAGATATTTTGGTTATGATGATGGCATTTATGCATTTTTAAGAACTTTAGAGCTTTTAGTAAATGGTTTTGATATAGAAAAATTAGTTAAAGAATTACCAAAACTTTATGCAAGTGAAGAGATTAAACTTAAAGTTAGCGAAGAAAACAAATTTCAAATCATAGAAAAATTCAAAGAAAAAGTAAAAGCTAATGCTTTTGAAAATGTTCTTGATTGCAATGAAATCGATGGAGTAAGAATTACTTTTAAAGATGGCTGGGTGCTTTTACGCGCTTCAAATACAAGCCCTTATCTTATCATGCGAAGTGAAGCTAGCACTTTAGAATTTAAAGATTTTCTTGAAAAAAGAGTAAGAGAGCTTTTTGATACTATACTAACAGAAATTTAG
- a CDS encoding hemerythrin family non-heme iron protein, with translation MIKWMDDYSVHNKTIDDQHKALFDIAKKAYLIAERHASISDIKLVLNELFEYVKTHFKDEEEHMEKIGYPDLAHHKKIHQEITLSLIALVKNIKTINDFKEKLNIITEKWLLEHILKEDMKYYKYQKQKFKEQQEATFEEDTSFEEVVPEFVIYICGCKGEKHKIPHHIHTKICKGSKYSCKVCKSVIRTA, from the coding sequence ATGATAAAGTGGATGGATGATTATAGTGTTCATAATAAAACTATAGACGATCAGCATAAAGCACTTTTTGATATAGCAAAAAAAGCTTATTTGATCGCAGAACGCCACGCAAGTATTTCAGATATTAAATTAGTATTAAATGAGCTTTTTGAGTATGTTAAAACTCATTTTAAAGATGAAGAAGAACATATGGAGAAAATAGGTTATCCTGATTTAGCACACCATAAAAAAATTCATCAAGAAATTACTTTGTCTTTGATTGCTTTGGTAAAAAATATCAAAACGATAAATGATTTTAAAGAAAAATTAAATATCATCACAGAAAAATGGCTTTTAGAGCATATTCTAAAAGAGGATATGAAATACTATAAATACCAAAAGCAAAAATTTAAAGAACAACAAGAGGCTACTTTTGAAGAAGATACAAGTTTTGAAGAGGTTGTTCCAGAATTTGTGATTTATATATGTGGTTGCAAAGGTGAAAAACATAAAATTCCTCATCATATACATACAAAAATTTGCAAAGGAAGTAAGTATAGTTGCAAAGTTTGTAAAAGCGTTATAAGAACTGCTTAA
- a CDS encoding bacteriohemerythrin, translated as MEAFPVWNDKYSIKNDNIDLQHKTLFNLADKTAKLLNRHIYKAEIKELLSEFFEYMKTHFKDEEDFMCSIEYPYLLEHKSMHKKIIKDMSILINDCSSTNDLKEKLYEIVSVWLLEHIVEHDMMIYKWQQRVKNEEVKEEVKEEEKFLYICSCSETIHKLDYGTHVKIKYLHIAFKCKKCLKELIFYNPED; from the coding sequence ATGGAAGCTTTTCCAGTTTGGAATGATAAATATAGCATAAAAAATGACAATATAGACTTGCAACACAAAACACTCTTTAATTTAGCAGACAAAACAGCAAAACTGCTTAATAGGCATATTTATAAAGCAGAAATTAAAGAATTATTGAGTGAATTTTTTGAGTATATGAAAACACATTTTAAAGATGAGGAAGATTTTATGTGTTCTATTGAATATCCGTATTTATTAGAGCATAAATCTATGCATAAAAAAATCATTAAGGATATGAGTATTTTAATCAATGATTGCTCAAGCACTAATGATTTAAAAGAAAAACTTTATGAAATAGTATCAGTTTGGCTTTTAGAACATATAGTAGAGCATGATATGATGATTTATAAATGGCAACAAAGAGTAAAAAATGAAGAGGTAAAAGAAGAAGTTAAAGAAGAAGAAAAATTTTTATATATTTGCAGTTGTTCAGAAACCATACATAAGTTAGATTACGGGACTCATGTAAAAATTAAATATTTACATATAGCTTTTAAATGTAAAAAATGTTTAAAAGAACTTATCTTTTACAATCCAGAAGATTAA
- a CDS encoding filamentous hemagglutinin N-terminal domain-containing protein: MQNKTIQHILLSGVVASLLFSPAFALPSGGKFTHGTSGKININGNTMDITGTTPNKNHIIQWGGGFSINQGEKVNFTTSKHNYLNIAHGTNKSTIAGILNAKDNNVFLINPNGVIITKTGNINANRFVASTSSLQANHFDEFKTQGANFSPVFKANKLGNVVNMGNINANDVLLIGNKVDIQGGKLGNTSSKTHLVGNYVYIDADSAKLNSNNINVTATKDGYIQRKMINFANDGYKFGSNAKVNAVDYQNHKGNSNFKKALTIGNMGNEKANAIEWWHFAKGWNEGLGHIRSVDEFKLVGNIDFSGNKGKGEEGKDWKNYANYCIDGLGCTNMIVGTTMYENAFNKIFDGQGYTLKNINIDATAIGEKVFNIGIFGYANNATFKNINIDYMGGSIKFKNNNYQASRYVGGFIGRALGVNYVNNITLKNISEINVDGKGANYTGGFAGSFGGYGSNIYIENIGSIKSVLSDNSSNIHFIGGFAGEIYGIFSDIALKNIASISQYNHFINDIYALTSIGGFAANASGSYNNIYVNVGDIYINRYPDRGYIGGFVGEYDGTYSYANNGFQNIKLKIGSIKTDNKGWIGGQGGFIGTISARDNYDGSPVYFKNISVEIDKGIYSLYDFGAFIGEINPDFANTTDKKILVDFSNINIYFNKNSKSNLDGKFFGRLNGKGTYTFNNIHIYHHKDDLANATADKDYWNDFNKNGYVFDKINIHTYTDETQANAYKDFLSKANSIEKPNIIPPTITPDNPNKPSDSDVILTSDDLHQDIIQGIIDSIRNEKYTIDIKNLYSLIQAFKGLNKDSNENEIKTIVKTHLGIKDDDKALSIAQSISFLLHYNEINFNNKLDKTALELYNNQIKPNVFNTLEIITYLDTNKNNIIAQLQQYESIKNDFKIKEQAYFKAQAEFNKLLDLVNKGKLNYNDPKFTQAFDNWTKAYNAYNSLSNDIGELNSKVNQYTQYINTTLGYKQFAFVKFDNIIKTDLTKPILPDIDNSLGGDKQPVFEQTASLNLIGDNAIEEEEEKKEIDEAALTQRARTCIVSDNFKTMNPCVIGY, translated from the coding sequence ATGCAAAATAAAACAATCCAACATATTTTACTTTCAGGAGTAGTGGCTTCACTACTCTTTTCACCTGCATTTGCCCTACCAAGTGGTGGTAAATTTACTCATGGCACAAGTGGTAAGATTAATATAAATGGCAATACCATGGACATAACTGGAACCACTCCAAATAAAAATCATATTATACAATGGGGGGGGGGATTTAGCATAAATCAAGGTGAAAAAGTAAATTTCACCACTAGCAAACACAACTACTTAAACATAGCTCATGGAACAAATAAATCTACCATAGCAGGTATATTAAACGCAAAAGATAATAATGTATTTTTAATCAATCCTAATGGAGTAATCATCACTAAAACAGGTAATATCAATGCTAATCGCTTTGTAGCTTCTACTTCATCTTTACAAGCAAATCATTTTGATGAATTTAAAACACAAGGTGCAAATTTCTCACCTGTATTTAAAGCAAATAAACTTGGCAATGTAGTAAATATGGGTAATATCAATGCAAATGATGTATTGCTTATAGGCAATAAAGTAGATATACAAGGTGGTAAATTAGGCAATACTAGCTCTAAAACACACTTAGTAGGCAATTATGTATATATAGACGCAGATAGTGCTAAGCTAAATTCTAATAACATCAATGTAACAGCTACAAAAGATGGTTATATACAAAGAAAAATGATAAATTTTGCAAATGATGGTTATAAATTTGGTAGCAATGCAAAAGTAAATGCAGTGGATTATCAAAACCATAAAGGAAATTCTAATTTCAAAAAAGCTCTAACCATAGGCAATATGGGTAATGAAAAAGCTAATGCTATAGAATGGTGGCATTTTGCTAAAGGATGGAATGAAGGTTTAGGGCATATTAGAAGTGTAGATGAATTTAAATTAGTAGGCAATATCGATTTTAGTGGCAATAAAGGCAAAGGCGAAGAAGGTAAAGACTGGAAAAATTATGCAAATTATTGTATAGATGGGTTGGGTTGCACTAATATGATAGTAGGCACTACTATGTATGAAAACGCTTTTAATAAAATTTTTGATGGACAAGGATATACTTTAAAAAATATCAATATTGATGCTACTGCTATAGGAGAAAAAGTATTTAATATAGGCATTTTTGGTTATGCTAATAATGCAACTTTTAAAAATATTAATATAGATTATATGGGTGGTAGTATTAAATTTAAAAATAATAATTATCAAGCTTCGCGTTATGTTGGTGGCTTTATTGGTCGTGCACTTGGTGTAAATTATGTGAATAATATCACATTAAAAAATATATCAGAAATTAATGTTGATGGTAAAGGTGCTAACTATACTGGAGGTTTTGCTGGATCATTTGGAGGATATGGATCTAATATTTATATTGAAAATATAGGTAGTATTAAAAGCGTATTATCGGATAATTCTTCTAATATTCACTTTATTGGAGGTTTTGCTGGCGAGATTTATGGGATATTTTCAGATATAGCTTTAAAAAACATAGCAAGCATTAGTCAATACAATCATTTTATTAATGATATTTATGCACTAACAAGTATTGGAGGTTTTGCAGCTAATGCTAGTGGATCGTATAATAATATATATGTTAATGTTGGAGATATCTATATAAATCGTTATCCAGATAGAGGTTATATAGGTGGATTTGTAGGAGAATATGATGGGACTTATTCATATGCTAATAATGGTTTTCAAAATATAAAATTAAAGATAGGAAGCATTAAAACTGATAATAAAGGCTGGATAGGTGGACAAGGTGGTTTTATAGGAACTATCAGTGCTAGAGATAATTATGATGGTTCGCCAGTATATTTTAAAAATATATCAGTAGAAATTGATAAAGGAATTTATTCTTTATATGATTTTGGTGCTTTTATAGGCGAGATAAACCCAGATTTTGCTAACACTACAGATAAAAAAATACTAGTTGATTTTTCAAATATAAATATATATTTTAATAAAAATTCAAAATCTAATTTAGATGGTAAATTTTTTGGTAGATTAAATGGTAAAGGAACATATACTTTCAACAACATCCACATCTATCATCACAAAGATGATTTAGCCAATGCAACAGCTGATAAAGACTATTGGAATGATTTTAATAAAAATGGTTATGTTTTTGATAAAATAAACATCCACACTTACACAGATGAAACTCAAGCAAATGCATATAAAGACTTTTTATCTAAAGCAAATTCCATAGAAAAACCAAACATCATTCCACCAACTATCACCCCTGATAATCCAAATAAACCAAGTGATAGCGATGTTATCTTAACAAGTGATGATTTACATCAAGATATCATACAAGGTATTATCGATAGTATAAGAAATGAAAAATATACTATTGATATTAAAAACTTATATAGTTTAATACAAGCTTTTAAAGGATTAAACAAAGATTCTAATGAAAATGAAATTAAAACTATAGTAAAAACACATTTGGGTATAAAAGATGATGATAAAGCTTTAAGTATAGCTCAAAGTATTAGCTTTTTATTGCATTATAATGAAATTAATTTTAACAACAAACTAGACAAAACAGCATTAGAGCTTTACAATAATCAAATCAAACCTAATGTTTTTAATACTTTAGAAATCATTACTTATTTAGATACCAATAAAAACAATATCATAGCACAGCTACAACAATATGAAAGCATAAAAAATGATTTTAAAATTAAAGAACAAGCTTATTTTAAAGCCCAAGCTGAATTTAATAAACTTTTAGATTTAGTCAATAAAGGTAAGCTAAATTATAATGATCCTAAATTTACTCAAGCATTTGATAATTGGACTAAAGCATATAATGCTTATAATAGCTTATCTAATGATATAGGTGAGTTAAATTCTAAAGTAAATCAATACACTCAATATATCAATACAACATTAGGATATAAACAATTTGCTTTTGTTAAATTTGACAATATCATTAAAACAGATTTAACCAAACCTATTCTTCCTGATATAGATAATTCTTTAGGTGGTGATAAACAACCTGTATTTGAACAAACTGCTTCACTTAATTTAATAGGCGATAATGCCATAGAAGAAGAGGAAGAAAAAAAAGAAATAGACGAAGCAGCACTAACTCAAAGAGCTAGAACTTGTATAGTAAGTGATAATTTTAAAACTATGAATCCTTGTGTAATAGGGTATTAA